A region of Nostoc sp. 'Peltigera membranacea cyanobiont' N6 DNA encodes the following proteins:
- a CDS encoding IS1634 family transposase: MDYQKKEIGIKNLDHLGIVAGLIDEIGIVETINSKLGIDGREKISSGTVVKAILINGLGFVSRPLYLFSQFFEDKGIENLLGCGVKSDYINDDKIGRVMDELYKYGLNSLFIEIVLSVINKFKIETKYSHLDATSFHLHGEYTREKEQEKEAEIIKEKPIIITKGYSRDHRPDLKQCVLDLITSSDGDIPLLMRVGDGNEADKAVFGKILVEFKKQINFESIMVCDSALYSQENIKLIEHLKWITRVPMTIKRAKELVQSVEIEEIDSEEIEKRRILNLDGYKWKEEIVNYGGIKQIWLIVESQKRQKSDLEKLEKNLKAEKNKVEKLLNQLKKEDFQNPDQARYKLKSINKKLKFFEIQEAKLIDKTSKNKTIYKIEGVDHQKLEEIAMIKKEAGRFILATNLVEDEKLKSSEIITNYKNQQSCERGFRFLKNPLFFTDSFFVENPERIETMLFLMSLCLLVYNLGQRELRNSLKRANIGVKNQLGKLTKCPTLKWIFQCFQGIHILTLNGVNQIVNLTQERNFILNFLPVSCQKYYLIS, translated from the coding sequence ATGGATTATCAAAAAAAAGAGATTGGGATTAAAAACTTAGATCACTTAGGAATAGTAGCTGGACTAATTGATGAAATAGGAATAGTTGAAACAATCAACTCCAAATTAGGCATAGATGGAAGAGAAAAAATTTCATCGGGAACAGTGGTCAAAGCGATTTTAATCAATGGATTAGGATTCGTCTCAAGACCTTTATACTTATTTAGTCAATTTTTTGAAGATAAAGGAATTGAAAACTTATTGGGTTGCGGAGTAAAAAGTGATTATATAAATGACGATAAAATCGGAAGAGTCATGGATGAATTATATAAATATGGATTGAATAGTCTATTTATAGAAATTGTCTTATCAGTTATAAATAAATTTAAGATAGAGACCAAATATTCTCATTTAGATGCCACATCATTTCATCTACATGGAGAATACACAAGGGAAAAAGAACAAGAGAAAGAAGCAGAAATAATCAAAGAAAAACCAATAATTATCACTAAAGGATATTCTCGCGATCATAGACCAGATTTAAAGCAATGCGTTTTAGATTTAATAACAAGTAGTGATGGAGACATCCCATTACTAATGAGAGTTGGAGATGGGAACGAAGCAGATAAAGCAGTTTTTGGAAAAATCTTAGTAGAATTTAAAAAGCAAATAAATTTTGAGAGTATCATGGTCTGTGATAGTGCATTATATAGTCAAGAAAATATCAAATTAATCGAACATTTAAAATGGATAACTAGAGTCCCAATGACGATAAAAAGAGCGAAGGAATTAGTTCAGTCGGTAGAGATAGAAGAGATAGATTCCGAAGAAATAGAGAAGAGAAGAATCCTAAATTTAGACGGATATAAGTGGAAAGAAGAAATAGTAAATTATGGTGGTATCAAACAAATCTGGCTAATAGTAGAAAGTCAAAAAAGACAAAAAAGTGATTTAGAAAAGCTAGAGAAAAATCTCAAAGCAGAAAAAAATAAAGTGGAAAAACTGCTCAACCAATTAAAAAAAGAAGATTTTCAAAATCCCGACCAAGCTCGATACAAACTAAAAAGCATAAACAAAAAACTAAAGTTCTTTGAAATTCAAGAAGCTAAACTTATTGACAAGACATCGAAAAATAAGACTATTTATAAAATCGAGGGAGTGGATCATCAAAAACTAGAAGAGATAGCAATGATAAAAAAAGAAGCTGGAAGATTTATTTTAGCAACTAATTTAGTTGAAGATGAGAAATTAAAGTCATCAGAAATTATTACAAATTATAAAAATCAACAGTCTTGCGAAAGAGGATTTAGATTTCTGAAAAATCCTTTATTTTTCACTGATAGTTTCTTTGTAGAAAATCCTGAAAGAATCGAGACGATGTTATTTTTAATGTCTTTGTGCTTATTAGTTTATAATCTCGGTCAGAGGGAACTAAGAAATAGTTTAAAAAGAGCCAATATCGGAGTTAAAAATCAACTAGGTAAATTAACGAAGTGCCCCACATTAAAATGGATATTTCAATGCTTTCAAGGGATTCACATTTTGACTTTGAATGGAGTTAATCAAATTGTTAATCTAACCCAAGAACGCAATTTTATTTTGAATTTTCTCCCAGTGTCTTGTCAAAAATACTATCTAATCTCTTAA
- a CDS encoding cysteine dioxygenase family protein, whose product MTNPTILEPLPEDQWFIESQELRSFVATVREISAIADDDRPQTLARLEPYFQELLAQQEWLPEKFAQINPESKMGGGIGQWLLYRAKDRSLSVFSLVIPPGSTTPVHDHLAWGLIGLYKGNQEETVYRRVDSGDAEGHAQLQVTEVRSLQPGDIYRLLPPDGDIHAVKTTSQSASVSIHILGNDTGCILRHQFIPESHSVKSFRSGYSNAPCKEEEEKEHAQVR is encoded by the coding sequence ATGACAAACCCCACTATCTTGGAACCATTACCAGAAGACCAATGGTTTATTGAGAGCCAGGAACTACGATCCTTTGTAGCAACAGTGCGAGAAATTAGCGCGATCGCAGATGACGATCGCCCCCAAACTCTCGCCAGATTAGAACCATATTTCCAAGAACTCCTTGCCCAACAGGAATGGCTACCTGAAAAGTTTGCCCAAATTAATCCTGAAAGCAAGATGGGTGGCGGTATAGGTCAGTGGTTACTTTATCGCGCTAAAGACCGTTCCCTCTCAGTCTTCAGTTTGGTGATTCCCCCAGGTTCCACGACTCCCGTCCACGACCATTTAGCCTGGGGATTGATTGGTTTATACAAAGGCAATCAAGAAGAAACAGTCTATCGCCGTGTAGATAGCGGTGATGCTGAAGGACACGCACAATTACAAGTAACTGAAGTGCGATCGCTTCAACCAGGCGATATTTACCGCCTCTTACCCCCAGATGGTGATATCCACGCCGTCAAAACTACATCCCAGAGCGCATCTGTATCTATTCATATTCTGGGTAATGATACTGGCTGCATCTTGCGTCACCAGTTCATCCCAGAATCTCACAGCGTCAAATCCTTTCGCTCTGGATATTCCAACGCTCCTTGCAAAGAGGAAGAAGAAAAAGAACATGCCCAGGTACGATAG
- a CDS encoding LLM class flavin-dependent oxidoreductase gives MPIEFIGMIGTRQISELDGPRVAIAGGSIDAAYVRKFAQAHEDGGFDYVLVGYGSTGPDGLTVASFAAAATERLKFLIAHRPGFVAPTLFARKAATLDHFTNGRIAVHIITGGSDAEQQRDGDWLDRDTRYRRTDEYLDIVRRVWVSDIPFDYDGEFYRLKDAYSDVKPLQQPHIPVYFGGASGAAVPVGAKHSDVYAMWGEPIAAIKERIREVKAVTPPGRSPRFSVSLRPILGDTEAKAWERAHSILSRIKEIRAAKTANQPPLTPYLNSARPQAVGSNRLLQFAQESEIFDKRLWTPIAAATGAYGNTTALVGTPEQVAESLVDYYDAGVTTLLIRGFDPLEDAIAYGRDVIPLVRAEVQRRERQAAVIA, from the coding sequence ATGCCGATTGAATTTATTGGAATGATTGGAACGCGACAAATATCTGAGTTAGATGGGCCGAGAGTTGCGATCGCTGGCGGTTCCATAGATGCCGCTTATGTTCGCAAATTTGCTCAGGCACATGAAGACGGTGGCTTTGACTACGTGCTAGTTGGTTATGGTTCAACTGGGCCCGATGGCTTAACTGTGGCATCCTTTGCGGCTGCGGCAACAGAACGGTTAAAGTTTTTAATCGCTCATCGCCCTGGTTTTGTAGCTCCGACACTCTTTGCACGTAAGGCAGCAACTTTGGATCATTTTACTAATGGTCGCATCGCCGTACACATTATTACAGGTGGTAGCGATGCTGAACAGCAACGCGATGGGGATTGGCTCGATCGCGATACTCGCTATCGCCGTACAGATGAATATCTTGACATTGTGCGCCGAGTATGGGTTAGTGATATTCCCTTCGACTATGACGGCGAATTCTATCGGTTGAAAGATGCTTACTCAGATGTGAAGCCTCTGCAACAGCCCCATATACCCGTGTACTTTGGCGGTGCTTCTGGTGCAGCAGTACCTGTGGGTGCAAAGCATAGTGATGTGTACGCTATGTGGGGAGAACCCATTGCAGCAATTAAAGAGCGGATACGTGAAGTAAAAGCTGTAACACCACCGGGGCGATCGCCACGCTTCAGTGTATCTTTGCGGCCGATTTTGGGTGATACTGAAGCCAAAGCTTGGGAACGGGCGCACTCAATTCTATCGCGTATTAAGGAAATTCGGGCGGCAAAAACAGCAAATCAACCGCCGTTAACTCCCTACTTGAATTCAGCGCGTCCGCAAGCAGTAGGTTCAAATCGGTTACTACAGTTTGCCCAAGAAAGCGAAATTTTCGATAAACGTTTGTGGACTCCAATTGCTGCTGCGACTGGCGCTTATGGTAATACTACCGCTCTCGTTGGTACGCCTGAGCAAGTAGCAGAGTCCCTTGTGGATTATTATGATGCGGGGGTAACAACTCTGTTGATTCGGGGATTCGATCCATTAGAAGATGCGATCGCTTACGGTCGCGATGTGATTCCTCTAGTCCGGGCAGAAGTGCAACGGCGGGAGCGACAAGCAGCTGTTATTGCTTAA
- a CDS encoding HNH endonuclease signature motif containing protein: MKCGRWDIRGWQVDIPKSKGGRNDYKNLQLLHRHCHDMKTTIFGSRYA, encoded by the coding sequence TTGAAGTGCGGAAGATGGGATATAAGGGGCTGGCAAGTCGATATTCCTAAATCGAAAGGTGGAAGGAATGATTACAAAAATCTACAACTACTTCACAGACATTGCCATGATATGAAAACTACCATCTTTGGTAGTAGGTATGCATGA
- a CDS encoding class II aldolase/adducin family protein → MPRYDRPQPPIFEQVEDERLHRKQRLAAAFRLFGKFGFSEGIAGHITARDPEFTDHFWVNPLGTYFGHIRVSDLILVNREGEVVKGDAEVNRAAFAIHSQIHEARPDVIAAAHAHSLYGKAWSSLGRLLDPLTQDSCAFYEDHALFDDFTGVVLETSEGQRLAEALGPKKAIILRNHSILTVGQTVDEAAFWYISLERSCQAQLLAEAAGRPTIIKHETARLTQTQVGSRTSGWFGFQPLYDRIVREEPDFLN, encoded by the coding sequence ATGCCCAGGTACGATAGACCACAACCCCCTATATTCGAGCAAGTTGAAGACGAACGTCTGCACCGCAAACAACGCCTAGCTGCTGCTTTTCGCCTGTTTGGTAAATTTGGTTTCAGCGAAGGAATCGCAGGGCATATTACGGCTCGCGATCCAGAATTTACAGACCATTTTTGGGTCAATCCATTAGGAACATATTTCGGTCATATCCGAGTTTCTGACCTAATCTTAGTTAACAGAGAAGGTGAGGTGGTTAAAGGCGATGCTGAAGTAAATCGAGCCGCTTTCGCCATCCATTCTCAGATTCATGAAGCTCGACCTGATGTAATTGCGGCGGCTCATGCTCATTCCCTTTATGGTAAAGCCTGGTCTAGTTTAGGTCGTCTCCTTGACCCCTTGACACAAGATTCCTGTGCTTTTTACGAAGATCATGCCCTATTTGATGATTTCACCGGTGTGGTTTTAGAAACTTCTGAAGGTCAACGACTGGCAGAAGCTTTGGGGCCAAAGAAAGCGATAATTCTCCGTAACCATAGTATTTTAACTGTGGGACAGACGGTAGATGAAGCTGCCTTTTGGTACATTAGTTTAGAGCGATCGTGCCAAGCCCAACTGCTGGCAGAAGCTGCGGGTAGACCCACTATTATCAAACACGAAACAGCCCGTTTAACACAAACTCAAGTTGGATCGCGTACAAGTGGGTGGTTTGGTTTCCAGCCCCTTTACGACAGAATTGTCCGTGAGGAGCCTGATTTCCTCAATTAG
- a CDS encoding RluA family pseudouridine synthase, producing MVVLHALSNFIDCDFVISDSTPSYWYEGRCLQSGDRLKLPRTSMSEAIAHGLMQQLAKNDCYSREGKMFGILLVELLNGEQRVLKAFSGLLNGCSVVEGWVPPIPGRDEVALEEARTLAQLDAIKQEILSLKQLTERQQYETLSDDFEQQLQAMSDRHRYCKHQRQQKRQQICNILTPEALAIALEQLDEESRQQGIERRQLKRQQNEVLQPLQQLIAATDTRISELKQQRKALSRQLQAQMHATYSLTNFSGRSRSLQQLMPGGSPTGTGDCCAPKLLHYAATHNFKPLAMAEFWWGASSINQDKIQGEFYGACAERCQPLMGFLLSGLRPNPPAPFPARKGGDVIPIIYEDKWLIAVNKPAGLLSVPGRYSDRQDSVLSRLRHLLPDGMMLVSVHRLDRETSGILLLARDRQTHRQLSQQFQQRQIHKVYEAILSGVAIAEQGVIDLPLWGDPENRPYQKVDWQNGKPSLTQFQVMAREQDYTRVEFTPLTGRTHQLRVHAADTRGLGITILGDRLYGCDAVTSRLHLHARELRFEHPQLKKTFYLKAITPF from the coding sequence ATGGTAGTTCTGCACGCACTTTCAAATTTCATCGACTGCGATTTTGTTATCAGCGATTCAACTCCGAGTTATTGGTATGAAGGGCGTTGTCTCCAAAGTGGCGATCGCTTAAAATTACCCCGCACCTCAATGTCTGAAGCGATCGCCCACGGACTAATGCAACAGCTTGCTAAAAATGACTGTTATTCTCGTGAAGGCAAGATGTTTGGAATACTGTTGGTTGAATTGCTTAATGGCGAACAACGGGTACTAAAAGCTTTCTCCGGTCTTTTAAATGGTTGCAGTGTAGTTGAAGGCTGGGTTCCACCAATTCCAGGACGGGACGAAGTTGCTTTGGAGGAAGCCCGCACTTTAGCACAGTTGGACGCGATTAAACAGGAAATCCTTAGCCTGAAGCAACTAACCGAACGCCAGCAATATGAAACTTTATCCGATGATTTTGAGCAACAATTGCAAGCAATGAGCGATCGCCATCGTTATTGCAAACATCAACGACAGCAAAAACGTCAGCAAATCTGCAATATACTTACTCCAGAAGCACTCGCGATCGCCCTTGAACAACTCGACGAAGAAAGTCGTCAGCAAGGAATTGAGCGGCGACAACTTAAACGCCAGCAAAATGAAGTATTACAGCCTCTCCAGCAATTAATTGCAGCAACGGATACGCGAATTAGCGAACTGAAACAACAGCGTAAAGCGTTATCCCGTCAATTACAAGCTCAGATGCACGCTACCTATAGCCTGACTAATTTTTCGGGGCGATCGCGATCGTTACAGCAATTGATGCCGGGAGGTTCGCCTACTGGCACTGGTGACTGTTGTGCCCCAAAGTTACTGCATTATGCAGCAACACACAATTTCAAACCACTAGCAATGGCAGAGTTTTGGTGGGGTGCATCTTCAATAAATCAAGATAAAATTCAAGGAGAATTTTATGGCGCGTGTGCCGAACGATGTCAGCCATTAATGGGATTTTTACTCTCAGGGTTAAGACCTAACCCCCCGGCCCCCTTCCCTGCAAGAAAAGGGGGAGATGTCATACCGATTATTTATGAAGACAAATGGTTAATTGCTGTAAACAAACCTGCTGGGTTACTTTCAGTACCTGGGCGTTATAGCGATCGCCAAGATAGTGTTTTGAGTCGCTTACGTCATCTGTTACCGGATGGGATGATGCTTGTATCTGTGCATCGCCTAGATCGGGAAACTTCTGGGATTTTGTTGTTAGCACGCGATCGCCAAACCCACCGACAACTCAGCCAGCAGTTTCAGCAACGCCAGATTCACAAGGTTTATGAAGCCATACTTTCTGGTGTTGCGATCGCTGAACAAGGTGTAATTGACTTGCCATTGTGGGGAGATCCTGAAAATCGCCCTTATCAAAAAGTTGATTGGCAAAACGGTAAACCCAGCTTGACACAATTCCAAGTAATGGCGAGAGAACAAGATTACACTCGCGTAGAATTTACGCCGCTAACAGGACGTACCCATCAATTGAGGGTTCATGCAGCTGATACGCGAGGACTTGGGATAACTATTTTAGGCGATCGCCTTTATGGATGCGATGCAGTTACTAGTCGCTTACATCTGCACGCTAGAGAACTTAGGTTCGAGCATCCACAGTTAAAAAAAACCTTTTATTTAAAAGCAATTACGCCCTTTTGA
- a CDS encoding aliphatic sulfonate ABC transporter substrate-binding protein, with amino-acid sequence MLNEFKNLLFLLPQHSIKPFNALLVATSWLGLAISGCAPSNVNTNITAKTVSNQTQEKTNLIRLGYQKGGVVPVARQRGELEKKLAAENIKVEWAGPFDRCATLLQAISANQADIGGCGDIPGLSAIAAGQDLCIGAVQRPRAESLVNAIVVRGDSPIRKPADLVGKKVAVNQAGAGEYLLLKVLEKEKIPKEKVQRVFLAPTDAAPALYQGNVDAWAVWEPYVSVAELEHGARRITTTHPAPTYSLMLVRNEAAAKSPEAVKAAFSGLSEEYDWLNANTAKSAEFLVKEIKISPVVAKQVTENQGSQILVTPNADDVAKIQKTADWMLEQKILPKRVDVANTICPTAK; translated from the coding sequence TTGTTGAATGAGTTCAAAAATTTATTATTTTTATTGCCACAACACTCAATCAAGCCCTTTAATGCCTTATTAGTTGCAACTTCCTGGTTAGGTTTAGCGATTTCTGGCTGCGCTCCAAGTAATGTAAATACTAATATCACTGCTAAAACTGTCAGTAACCAGACTCAAGAGAAAACCAATTTGATTCGTCTGGGATACCAAAAAGGGGGTGTAGTACCGGTTGCACGTCAAAGAGGAGAGTTAGAAAAGAAGCTGGCGGCTGAGAATATCAAAGTTGAATGGGCTGGCCCCTTTGATCGATGTGCTACCTTACTCCAAGCAATTAGCGCTAATCAAGCCGATATCGGCGGGTGCGGAGACATACCTGGATTGTCAGCGATCGCTGCCGGTCAGGATCTTTGCATTGGTGCTGTCCAGCGTCCCAGAGCAGAATCATTGGTCAATGCGATCGTAGTGCGTGGTGATTCTCCTATCCGCAAACCTGCTGACCTTGTAGGTAAAAAAGTTGCAGTCAATCAGGCTGGCGCAGGTGAGTATCTATTATTAAAAGTATTAGAAAAAGAGAAAATTCCTAAAGAGAAAGTTCAGCGTGTCTTCTTAGCTCCAACTGATGCTGCACCCGCCCTTTACCAAGGAAATGTAGACGCTTGGGCAGTTTGGGAACCTTATGTTTCAGTTGCCGAATTAGAGCATGGTGCTAGGAGAATCACTACAACCCATCCAGCCCCTACCTACAGTCTAATGCTGGTGCGTAACGAGGCTGCGGCTAAATCTCCAGAGGCGGTGAAAGCAGCTTTTAGTGGTTTAAGCGAAGAATACGATTGGTTGAATGCAAATACAGCAAAATCAGCAGAATTTCTAGTCAAGGAGATCAAGATTTCCCCAGTCGTAGCCAAGCAGGTAACTGAGAATCAAGGGTCACAGATACTTGTAACACCTAATGCTGATGATGTTGCCAAAATTCAGAAAACTGCTGACTGGATGCTAGAGCAAAAGATTCTACCGAAAAGGGTAGATGTTGCTAATACTATCTGTCCCACGGCTAAATGA
- a CDS encoding RRXRR domain-containing protein, translating to MTKVFILDANQQPLYPVRISRARLLLSQGKATVFQRYPFTIILKESLSHLKLEQLGFKIHPDIKITRNS from the coding sequence ATGACTAAAGTATTCATTCTCGATGCCAACCAACAACCGTTGTATCCAGTCCGCATCAGCCGTGCTAGGCTGCTATTGTCACAAGGTAAAGCTACCGTATTCCAGCGATATCCCTTTACTATCATTCTGAAGGAGTCTTTATCTCATCTAAAACTTGAGCAACTTGGCTTCAAAATTCACCCTGACATTAAAATAACTCGTAATTCGTAA
- a CDS encoding acylphosphatase yields MQNSTALPKIVRAHVFISGRVQGVGYRYSTVDTARQLGLTGWVRNLPDSRVEAVFEGAREVVDNMVRWCHSGPPAAVVKDVVVEYEVPEGLQRFEVKRVE; encoded by the coding sequence ATGCAGAATTCTACAGCACTACCAAAGATCGTCCGTGCCCATGTATTCATTTCTGGCCGAGTCCAAGGAGTGGGCTATCGCTATTCCACTGTGGATACAGCTAGACAGTTGGGATTAACCGGTTGGGTGCGAAATCTCCCCGATAGTCGAGTAGAGGCAGTCTTTGAAGGGGCGCGAGAGGTTGTAGATAACATGGTTCGCTGGTGTCATTCTGGGCCACCTGCTGCTGTGGTTAAAGATGTTGTGGTTGAGTATGAAGTCCCTGAAGGGTTACAAAGATTTGAAGTTAAGCGGGTTGAATAG